A genome region from Hevea brasiliensis isolate MT/VB/25A 57/8 chromosome 7, ASM3005281v1, whole genome shotgun sequence includes the following:
- the LOC131181338 gene encoding vegetative cell wall protein gp1-like: protein MGIPSSLPTNPNPSPSSPLPQLPPPQTQPLPQSPPPQSPPLPPSQTPTLIPPTPLSPQTEPQNEIPIFDTQFPEPMLEPAPTQTKSKGKTKKAAGRPKKTPVGKRKRVPFVPFDLNSPPQPSSEPVSKRTRSSSQIPAPAVQTPVSQSPLNSPAAPASSADNIEEIRAIKILSGSKLFMTLFNFGKILHLLGVIIDRGLQKPLG from the exons ATGGGTATTCCATCCTCCCTGcccacaaaccctaaccccagccccAGTTCGCCGCTCCCTCAGTTGCCACCACCGCAAACGCAGCCGCTACCTCAATCACCACCGCCTCAGTCACCACCACTACCCCCAAGCCAAACACCAACTCTCATTCCGCCGACTCCTCTCTCGCCGCAAACTGAACCACAAAATGAAATACCCATTTTCGACACTCAGTTCCCAGAACCAATGCTTGAACCTGCGCCTACTCAAACGAAGTCTAAAGGTAAAACTAAAAAGGCTGCAGGTAGACCCAAGAAAACCCCTGTCGGAAAACGGAAAAGAGTACCCTTTGTTCCTTTTGACCTAAACTCTCCACCTCAACCTTCCTCTGAACCAGTTAGCAAAAGGACTAGGTCTTCCTCGCAAATTCCAGCACCAGCGGTCCAAACACCTGTATCTCAGTCACCCTTAAACTCTCCAGCAGCACCTGCGTCATCTGCCGATAATATAGAGGAG ATTCGGGCTATAAAAATATTGAGTGGCAGCAAACTGTTTATGACCCTGTTCAATTTTGGAAAGATATTGCACCTTTTGGGGGTTATTATAGATAGAGGATtgcaaaagcctctaggatag